Genomic DNA from Nocardioides aquaticus:
AGCCGTCGACGTCGCTGACCATGTGGTGCCACTGCAGGATCTGGTGCAGCACGATCCCGTCCACGAACCCGCCGAAGCCGATGCCGTAGAGCAGGCCGAAGGCCTTGGTGGGCGGACGGGCGTCGGGATCCGCCGTGGTGCGGGCCGGGGTCGCGGGCGCGGACGTCATGCGAAAAGGTAGCCCGCGACAACCCCTCGCCGCGTCTCCCCCCGCCTCCCTCCGCGTCTCGCCGGTGGGACCGGAACCGGGGCGAAGGGCCAACCCATGGGTCCTTGGTCCTCATCTGAGGGGTGGAACCTCCCGTGATCGGCGCCTGCCCCGGTAGCCGGCCGGATCTGTGGTCCTCTTGACTTCCCCCACGCAGGAGATCGGCCCCCCATGGATGATGTCGCGCTCGACCGACCCTTCCCCCTCGCCCGACCCTTCACCTTCGACGACCCCACCCCGACGGTCCTCGACGCCGGGCGGCTGCGGGCGCTGCGCAACACGGGCCTGCTCGCCCTCGGGCGGCACCCCGCGCTCGACGCGATCACCCGGCTCGCGGCCCGTGCGACCGACTCCCCCACCGCCCTGGTGTCGTTGATCGACGCCGAGCGTCAGGTGTTCCCCAGCCGGCACGGCTGGACCGACGACCTCGCGGACGTGACCAGGGAGACGCCGCTGGCCCTCTCGTTCTGCAAGTACGTCGTCGCCAACGACGCCCCGCTGGTCGTGGAGGACGCCCGGGTGCACCCGACCCTGGCCACCAGCCCCGGAACCCTCGAGGGCGGCGCGGTGGCCTACGCCGGCGTGCCCCTGCACGACCCGTGCGGGCACGTGCTGGGGGCGTTGTGCGTGACCGACGTGGTGCCCCGGCAGTGGAGCGAGCAGCACCTCGAGGGTCTGCGCGACCTGGCGACCGCGGCCGAGACGAAGATCGCGCTGCGGTTGAGCACCCGCGAGATCGAGCTCGACCGCGAGCGGCTGATGCACGTGCTCGACGGGGCCGCGAACACAATGGTCGTCATCGCCGCCGCCGACGGCGTGATCACCACGATGAACGAGCAGGCGGCCGAGCTCCTGGGGCACGAGGCGTCGGCGTTCGTCGGCTCCGCGACACTCCTGGACCTGGCGGCGCTCGCCGACCCGACCGTCCCCAAGGCCGCGCGCGGCGAGGCCCAGGACTGGACGGTGGCGACGGCTGACGACGGACCGCGCGTCGTCTCGGTGCGCACCAGCACGCTGCTGGACGGTGTCGGGGACGTCGAGGGCTACGTCGTGATCGGCGACGACGTCAGCGCCCACCGGCAGGCCGAGCAGGTGCTGCGCGACACCGTCTCCCGCCAGGCCGAGGCCGTACGGCGCCTCGAGGCGCTCGAGGTGGCGCGCAACGACTTCATCGCGACCGCCAGCCACGAGCTGCGGACACCCGTGACCAGCATCAACGGCTTCACCGAGCTCCTGGCCGAGGGGATCGTCGGCGAGCTCACGCCGCCCCAGCGCGACCTCGTGGCACGGATCGGGCGCAACAGCCGGCGGCTGCTGCACCTGATCGAGGACCTGCTCAACCTGACCCGCCTCGACGCGACCGTCCCGGACGTCCGCACCGACGTCGCGGTCGGCCCGCTCGCCCTCCGCGCCTGGGAGAGCATCCAGCCCGAGCTCGCGGCCCGCGACCTCGAGACGGCCCTCGAGGTCAGCGCCGGAGACGTCGTCGTGCAGGGCGACCCCGTGCAGCTCGAACGGGCGCTGCTGAACCTGCTCACCAACGCCGTGAAGTTCACCCCCGACGGCGGCGCGGTCGCCCTGTCGGTGCTGCCCCACGAGGCCGGCGTCATGTTCGAGGTCGCCGACACCGGCCGCGGCATCGCCGCGGACGAGCAGGCCCACGTCTACGAGCCGTTCTTCCGCACGCGCGACACCCACGAGAAGGCCGTGCCCGGCTCGGGCGTGGGACTGACCGTGGTCAAGCGTGTGGTCGACGCCCACGGGGGGCAGGTGCTCCTGGACTCCGAGGTCGGGCGCGGGACGACGGTACGGGTCGTGCTCCCGGTCGACTAGCTCCAGCGGCCGAGGAACTCCACCGTCGCCGCGTTCACCACGTCGGGGTCCGAGGCGCTGAGGAAGTGCTGGCCGCCCTCGACGACCCGCAGCTCGGTGTCGGCGGCTTGGGAGAACCGGCCGATCTCGTCCTCGGCGTTGGCCACGGAGTAGACCGCGTCGGCGGTGCCCTGCATCCACAGCACCGGGCAGCGCACGCCGTCCAGCCGACCGTGCAGGCCGTCGCGGTCACGCAGGTTGATGGTGCTGACCCGGAGCCGGTGCCGGCCGGCGTCCCCGGTGTAGTTCTGCTGGTAGGTGGTGTGCCAGAACGCCCGCTCGTCGTCGGTGACGGCCTCGCCCAGACCGGCACCCAGGACGGCGTCGACGAACTCGCCCGGGACGACCCAGTCGTCGCCCACGGGCTCGGCCAGGGCGTCGATCGACGGCGTGCAGAAGTCGAGGCCGTCCCAGCACCCCAGGTCGCGGCTGCGCTGGCTCTCGTAGTCCATCGAGGTGCCGAGCGGGACGATGCCCTGGATGACGTCGGGCGCGAGGATCGCCATCCGGGTGGCCACCCAGCCGCCCTGGGACGTGCCCAGCACGAACGCCCGCGGGATGCCGAGCGCCTCGAGGACCTGCAGGTTGGCGATCGCGCTGTCCCAGTAGGTGAACTGCTCGTACGCCGCCCGCGTCGCGCCGTGGCCGTACAGCTCGATGGCCAGCAGGTTGGCGGCCTCACCCAGCCCGGCGTGGGCGAACTGCGGGCGGTAGAGCTCCACCGAGGTGCTGAACGAGTTCACCATCACCAGCGTCGGGAGCGCGGGGTCGTACGGCTTGCCGAGCTTGTAGCCGATGGTGGACCCGCCGAGGTGCGGGACGGTGACTGTCTGGGCGCCGTTGCTCATCGCGTCTCCTGTGGTCGTGGGGAGGGTGATGTTGCTCCGGCGCCCGGCACGCGTCAACGGAAGCGTGCTGTTGGTCCCGGCTGATGTCAGTCGGCGAGCTCGTGGTCGCCACGCAGGATGCAGAACTGGTTGCCCTCGGGGTCGGCCAGGACGACCCAGCCGGTCCCCGGGCCGTAGATGCCGCGGTGGTCGGCGACCTCCGTCGCCCCGAGGCCGAGGAGCACCTCGAGCTCCTCGTCGCGGGTGCGCTCGGTGGGGCGCAGGTCGAGGTGGATCCGCTTCGGGATCGACGTGTCGAAGCCGGGCACCTCGAGGAAAAGGACGTGCTCCCCCGTCGTCGGGGAGAGGATCATGCACTCCTCGTCGCCGGGGCCGTTGGGGTCCTCCTCGACGTCGACGAAGCCGAGGACCTGCTTCCACCACTCCGAGAGCTCGTAGGCGTTGACGCAGTCGATGCTGAGGTGCGAGATGCGGGCCGTCATCACGGCATCCTGGCAGGCACCGGCTCCCCCAGCCCGAGGAAACCACCGAGCTCGAGCAGGCCGTGCGTGCTCGTCGGCATGAACGCCGTCAACGACCTCGACCGGACCACGACCGCCTTCCACTGCGCCCGGGACACCGCGACGTTCACGCGGTTGCGGTTCAGCAGGAACTCCATCCCCCGAGGGACGTCCTCCTGCGACGACGCCGTCATCGACACGACGACCACCGGCGCCTCCTGGCCCTGGAACTTGTCGACGGTGCCGACCCGTACGGCACCGAGCCCCGCCTCGGCCAACCGCTCGCCCAGCAGGACCCGCTGGGCGTTGTACGGCGCGACCACCAGCACGTCCGCCGCCCCGAGGGTCCGTGACGCCGCGCCGTCGTGCCACCGCGCGCCCACGTGGCGCCGGACCTGCTCGACGACGACCGCGGCCTCCTCCAGGCTCGACACACTCCGCCCGCCGTGGTCGACGAGGACGATCTCGACGCCGGGGTCGACGCCCTCGAGCGACCTCGCGCTCGCGGCGTCGGCGGCGTGCAGCTTGCCGTCGTAGGACAGCCGCGACACGACCTCGCAGACGGCCGGGTGCATCCGGTAGGACGTCTCGAGGAAGTAGCCGAGGTCCTCGGGGAGCGTCGCGCTGGCCCCGATCACCCAGCTCAGCGCCGAGTCGTCCACCGGCTCCCCGTGGCACCCCTGGCTGACCTGGGGCAGCTGCTGGGGGTCGCCGAGCAGCAGGAGCCGCTGCGCGGCGGTCGAGACCGCGAGGGTGTTGGCCAGGCAGAACTGTCCGGCCTCGTCGACTACCAGGAGGTCGAGACCCTCGGGTTCGACGGCGTTCCCGACGAAGCCCCACACGGTGCCGCCGACGACGTACCCGGCCGTCTGCTCGGCCTTCCACGTCGCCAGGGAGGCCGGGCTCAGACCGACCCACGTGGCGGCCTTGTTCCGCTTGTCGCGCTTGGCGACCACCGCGGGCGAGAGCCCCTTGCCGACCACCGCGTCCAGGAGGTTCTCGACGACGGCGTGCGACTGACCGACGACCCCGATCCGCCAGCCGTGCTCCTCGACCAGCCGCTTGATGACCAGCGAGCCGAGGTACGTCTTGCCGGTCCCGGGCGGGCCCTGGACGGCGAGGTACGACCGGTCCAGCGCCAGCAGCGTGGACACGAGGTCGGACTCGCGTTCCCCCGTCCGGGCGACGCCGGGGAGACCGACCAGCCGCGGCCCGCGCCGGGCCAGGACGTCCACCGCCGGCTGCGCGGGCAGGGCATCGCCTTCGGCTGCCCGCTGGGCCAGGGAGCCGATGGTCGCGGCGATCTGCGCCGTAGGCGGACCGGGCGTCGGCGCGAGGGCGAGCGGCAGTGCCTCCCAGGTGCTCTGCCCCTTCCTCACCACCTCGACGACGGTCACCGTCACCGTGCCGTCGGCGTGCTGCTCGACGTCGGTGAGCTCCATGTCGCCGGTCGCCCCGTGGAGGCCGCGGGCCGGGACGACGACGCCGTCCGGAGCGGGGGCGGCGTACACGCACCGGACCGAGCCCGGTGCGGCCAGGGTGCTGCCCGGTCCGGGCCGGCCGGTCAGGCGCAGCGTGCGCCGGCGGTTCTTCTGCTTCCCGGTCGTGCCCCAGTCCTCGACGACCTCGGCGGTCTGCACGAGGACGACGTCCTTGGTGTCGGCCCACTCGTCCGGCTCGTGCATCAGCCGGTCGAAGTGCGCCCACCAGAAGGGCTTGTCCTCCCGCCGGTGGTAGTCCAGCGCGCCCTCGAGCAGCGCCCACGCCTGCTCCTCATCGGTCCTCTCGGAGCGCAGCTCGGGCCCGGAGCGCGCCAGGAGGTCGCGGGAGAGCGCGACCCGCTCCGGGGGTTGCTCCCGGACGACCTGCCCGGTCAGCTCGACGTCGTCGTCCGGCCCCGCAGCGTGAGCCCCCGGCGGCAGCTGGTTCAGCAGCCAGTCCCGCAGCTCCAGGGTCGACTCGCAGTCGTAGTGGTTGTACTGCAGCAGGTCGTCCCGCTCCGCCGATCTACTCGGGTCGTCGAGCGCGAGCTTCTCGCGGTAGATCCCGTACTGGACGATCGAGTCGTCCCCGGCGGCCAGCCCCTCGCGCTCGTGATCCATGTAGAGCGGCTCGAGCTTCTTGATGCTGTAGGACGGCTGCGAGACCCGGACCGACCCGCGGACGGTGGCGTAGAGGTCGACGAACACCCCGTGGCGGAGCAGGTCGTCGAGCTCCTCCTCGTGCGTCTTGAACTCCGCGACCAGGCGCTTGAGCGCGGAGACCTCGTAGGCCGCGTAGTGGTACACGTGCATCCCCGGGTACGCCTCGCGCAGCGCGGCCACCGTGTCCAGGAACGTGACCAGCGCGGCCCGCTCCTGCACCCGGTCGTCGGCCCACAGGTGCCAGAACTCCCCCAGCGACCCGTCGGCCCTGCGCGCGGTCTGCACGCCCCAGAGGTATTCCAGGCCCCACCGCTCGCTGCCCGGCTCGTGGTGGATCGGGTCGCCCTCGAAGTCGAAGAACAGGTCGCCCGGCGTCGGCTTCGGCAGCGCCCGGATCGGCAGCGGGTCGAACACCTCGAACCGGACCCCCTCGTCGGCGAGCTGCGCGGCCTGGAGCGTTGCCTGGGCGACGAGGCGGTCGAAGACGCCGTGGTTCATCCCGGTGGGGCAGGTCCCGGCAGCCGCGAGGTCAGTCATGGTGTGGATCCCGGCGTCCTTGAGGCGGGCTCGCTGCGAGCGGCGGAGGTTGGCGACCTGCAGGAGGTCGTCGGTGTCGGTCACCGCCGTCGCGCAGTCGTCGCAGGACCCGCAGAAGACCAGCCCCGGGGTGTCCCACGCCGCCTTCCCCGGGCTCGCGCGATGCTCCGTGATCAGGTCACGCAGCCGCGCCCGGCGCTCGCGGAAGACCGCCATCAGGTCGGCACGGGGGAAGGAGACCGTGTCGCCGGTGCCGAGGATCAGCCTCACCTCCGGGGCGACGTCGAACCCGAGGCGCTCGAGCTGGTCGGCGTACGCCGCGACCTGCAGCAGCGCGGTCGTCTTCGCGCGCCGCGCGATCTTGGAGTCGGCCACGACCCAGCCGTCCGGGGAGGCGAGCAGGAAGTCGGCGTACCCGTGGAACTCCCCGTCGGCGAACCCCGCCTGGAAGACGACGTCGGCGCCCGACCCCAGCGCGTCCGTGGTGCGGCGCACCAGGTCGGCGAGATCCGCAGGAGCCTTGCCGGTGGCGCGGGCGACGGTGACGACGCCGTCGCCGTGGGTCGCGACGAGATCGTCCAGGACCTGCCGCTCGTGGCGGTCCCCGGCGGCGGAAAGCTGGTCGCGCAGCGGGCTGGGGGTCGCGTCGGCGACGTCCGTGGGGTCCGTCAGGCGGTCCAGCGACCGCAGCAGGGCGAACTCGCAGGTCGCGGCGGAGGCGAGGTCGGAGGCGCTCCAGTGCACCCCGGTCTCGTTCTGGAACACAGGACTCCTCGGGGTCACGGGCGTGGTTTACGCCGACGGACCGGGGCCGCTGGCGGGGCCAGTGTGCAAGGTGCACGGCGTTGTCGCAGCGACTCGGCGGGTTCGGGGTGTGCCGGAAGGAACGAGATGGTGGAGTAACCGCGACAGAGGCGGGATCAGCAGACCCATCAAGTCCGGTCGGAGGCGTACGCGCGTGTGGGAGTGGTTGCTCAAGGCGTTCGGCGTCGCGGACGAACCCCTCATCTCGCCCACGCCCGTCCCGGCCCGCATGACGCCCTCCCTGGCCCACGAGGCGCTCCTGATCTGCGTCCACCCGGTCACCGGCACGCTGTGGGACCACACCCGGCACATCTGGTCCGCGGCGCTCCTCATCGAGCTCGCGCACGAGGGGCGGTTGCAGGTGACCGGGTCCGGGAAGGCCACCCGCCACACCCTGGTCGGCTCCTCCCTGCTCGGGGACCCTGAGCTCGACATGACCCTGACGCGCCTGGAGCTCTACCGGCCGGGATGGAAGACGGTGGGCCAGGTGGACTTCCTGCCGGGTCCCGAGCACCTGGTCGAGCGGCTGGTCGCCGAGGGCCTGGTCGTGGAGGAGGAGCGGGTGACCGGCGGGCTCTTCAAACGTCGCCGCCTGCACCTCACGGCGGCCGGCCGCGACGAGCCGGCTGCCCGGGTGCGTGCGGCCCTGCTCGGTGAGGCGGTCCCGGACGAGCGGACGGCGCTGCTCGTCGCGGCGCTCAACGTCGCGATGCCGACGAGGCTCCTCGTCCCGAAGGACAGGGTCAAGGAGGCCGACCGCCGGATGAGGGAGATCGTCGCGGGGGTCGGCGAGGCCGAGCGAGCCCTGATCTCGGCGGTGCGGGCGGCGCGGGCCCGCAGCGAGGGCGGTGGCGACGGGGGTGGTGGCGACTAGTGCTTGGCCGAGTTGTCGCAGAACTGGGGCAGCGGGGAAATGGCCCTTGTCAACGTCACCCCGCGGCAGAGGGTAAGCCTCGCGTCAGTCGTTGCCCCCGAGACCTCGGACGGCAATGAGGCGCCCCGCTCGTCACGGGTTTCTGCGCCACGTGCGTCCGGGCCCCGTCCCTCTCGCGGCTGAGCGAGCTAACTTTACTCAGCGATACCGGACGACTGTTCTGGTCAGGGTGTCTGCGAACTCGCGGTTCGGTAGGCCGATCGAGGTGTACGCGGTCTGCTTGCCCACACCTTCTCCGAGGCAGGCCTGCGGGACGCGTACTACAAATCGGTCCTGGTCGAGCTTCCATGTGGCGCGAAGGCCACTGCAGTTCAGTCGGTCCCAGGTGCCGCCGCTCCGGCTGTACAACACCTTCGTTCTTGCGCCGCCACGCGCACGCTTGGCGTAGACCTCGAACTGGGAGTTCCTGCGTTTCATCGCGGGGGTCGCGAAGCTGACGCGGACCTGGGTCGTCACGTTCTGCAGGTTGGCGACCTTGGCATTGACGCTGAAGGCCTGCGCGCTGTTGACGTACTTCCCCGACAACAGGTCGTACTTGGCGGCCGCATCGCCACGCGGATCGGTGCGCGTGGCGTCAGCAGCACTCGTGGGAGGGGCCAAACCCAGGACGAGTGCTGAGGAAGCGCCGAGGATGAGCGCACGCATCGCAGTTGCCATGAGGCAGACCTTAGATCGAATCGTGCGGACCGAGACCTTTTTCCGAGGCCTTGCCTTCTCTTGCTCACGACGGGTGGTTTGAGGCTTACTCGACGGCGCGTCGGCCGACCGCGAACCGGTCCGACAGCACGGCTGAGGGAAACGAACGGCTGAGGGTGGCAGGCAAGGCCAACCCTGCATTGGTCGGCTGGGAGCGGTACGAGGCTGCTCGGATCGAGGTCACCGACATGAAGACGGGCGACGTCGTGCCGGAGTCCGTGGGGCGGCCGCCGATCCTGCCGCACCACAGAGGCCTGTAGTTCCCAGCCGAGGAACCCGGGACGCCTTCGCGTCGGCCGCCTTCTTGCCAGAGCCTGGGTCTCGACGACGTCCCCTTGACGGGAGGATCGTCTTAGAGGCGCGCCAGCAACTCAGTCTTCTTCGCCACGAACTCGTCTTCGGTGAGCACACCTTGGTCGCGGAGTGCAGCGAGTTTCGCGATCTGCTCGGTGAGGTCCGGCACCGACGTCGGCGGGGCCGGAACAGCCATCGGCTGGGGAAAGTCCTGGGTCCGCGCGGCGGGCTCG
This window encodes:
- a CDS encoding TM0106 family RecB-like putative nuclease — protein: MFQNETGVHWSASDLASAATCEFALLRSLDRLTDPTDVADATPSPLRDQLSAAGDRHERQVLDDLVATHGDGVVTVARATGKAPADLADLVRRTTDALGSGADVVFQAGFADGEFHGYADFLLASPDGWVVADSKIARRAKTTALLQVAAYADQLERLGFDVAPEVRLILGTGDTVSFPRADLMAVFRERRARLRDLITEHRASPGKAAWDTPGLVFCGSCDDCATAVTDTDDLLQVANLRRSQRARLKDAGIHTMTDLAAAGTCPTGMNHGVFDRLVAQATLQAAQLADEGVRFEVFDPLPIRALPKPTPGDLFFDFEGDPIHHEPGSERWGLEYLWGVQTARRADGSLGEFWHLWADDRVQERAALVTFLDTVAALREAYPGMHVYHYAAYEVSALKRLVAEFKTHEEELDDLLRHGVFVDLYATVRGSVRVSQPSYSIKKLEPLYMDHEREGLAAGDDSIVQYGIYREKLALDDPSRSAERDDLLQYNHYDCESTLELRDWLLNQLPPGAHAAGPDDDVELTGQVVREQPPERVALSRDLLARSGPELRSERTDEEQAWALLEGALDYHRREDKPFWWAHFDRLMHEPDEWADTKDVVLVQTAEVVEDWGTTGKQKNRRRTLRLTGRPGPGSTLAAPGSVRCVYAAPAPDGVVVPARGLHGATGDMELTDVEQHADGTVTVTVVEVVRKGQSTWEALPLALAPTPGPPTAQIAATIGSLAQRAAEGDALPAQPAVDVLARRGPRLVGLPGVARTGERESDLVSTLLALDRSYLAVQGPPGTGKTYLGSLVIKRLVEEHGWRIGVVGQSHAVVENLLDAVVGKGLSPAVVAKRDKRNKAATWVGLSPASLATWKAEQTAGYVVGGTVWGFVGNAVEPEGLDLLVVDEAGQFCLANTLAVSTAAQRLLLLGDPQQLPQVSQGCHGEPVDDSALSWVIGASATLPEDLGYFLETSYRMHPAVCEVVSRLSYDGKLHAADAASARSLEGVDPGVEIVLVDHGGRSVSSLEEAAVVVEQVRRHVGARWHDGAASRTLGAADVLVVAPYNAQRVLLGERLAEAGLGAVRVGTVDKFQGQEAPVVVVSMTASSQEDVPRGMEFLLNRNRVNVAVSRAQWKAVVVRSRSLTAFMPTSTHGLLELGGFLGLGEPVPARMP
- a CDS encoding VOC family protein, producing the protein MTARISHLSIDCVNAYELSEWWKQVLGFVDVEEDPNGPGDEECMILSPTTGEHVLFLEVPGFDTSIPKRIHLDLRPTERTRDEELEVLLGLGATEVADHRGIYGPGTGWVVLADPEGNQFCILRGDHELAD
- a CDS encoding ATP-binding protein, coding for MDDVALDRPFPLARPFTFDDPTPTVLDAGRLRALRNTGLLALGRHPALDAITRLAARATDSPTALVSLIDAERQVFPSRHGWTDDLADVTRETPLALSFCKYVVANDAPLVVEDARVHPTLATSPGTLEGGAVAYAGVPLHDPCGHVLGALCVTDVVPRQWSEQHLEGLRDLATAAETKIALRLSTREIELDRERLMHVLDGAANTMVVIAAADGVITTMNEQAAELLGHEASAFVGSATLLDLAALADPTVPKAARGEAQDWTVATADDGPRVVSVRTSTLLDGVGDVEGYVVIGDDVSAHRQAEQVLRDTVSRQAEAVRRLEALEVARNDFIATASHELRTPVTSINGFTELLAEGIVGELTPPQRDLVARIGRNSRRLLHLIEDLLNLTRLDATVPDVRTDVAVGPLALRAWESIQPELAARDLETALEVSAGDVVVQGDPVQLERALLNLLTNAVKFTPDGGAVALSVLPHEAGVMFEVADTGRGIAADEQAHVYEPFFRTRDTHEKAVPGSGVGLTVVKRVVDAHGGQVLLDSEVGRGTTVRVVLPVD
- a CDS encoding alpha/beta fold hydrolase → MSNGAQTVTVPHLGGSTIGYKLGKPYDPALPTLVMVNSFSTSVELYRPQFAHAGLGEAANLLAIELYGHGATRAAYEQFTYWDSAIANLQVLEALGIPRAFVLGTSQGGWVATRMAILAPDVIQGIVPLGTSMDYESQRSRDLGCWDGLDFCTPSIDALAEPVGDDWVVPGEFVDAVLGAGLGEAVTDDERAFWHTTYQQNYTGDAGRHRLRVSTINLRDRDGLHGRLDGVRCPVLWMQGTADAVYSVANAEDEIGRFSQAADTELRVVEGGQHFLSASDPDVVNAATVEFLGRWS
- a CDS encoding GOLPH3/VPS74 family protein gives rise to the protein MWEWLLKAFGVADEPLISPTPVPARMTPSLAHEALLICVHPVTGTLWDHTRHIWSAALLIELAHEGRLQVTGSGKATRHTLVGSSLLGDPELDMTLTRLELYRPGWKTVGQVDFLPGPEHLVERLVAEGLVVEEERVTGGLFKRRRLHLTAAGRDEPAARVRAALLGEAVPDERTALLVAALNVAMPTRLLVPKDRVKEADRRMREIVAGVGEAERALISAVRAARARSEGGGDGGGGD